From the genome of Halomonas sp. I5-271120, one region includes:
- a CDS encoding Spy/CpxP family protein refolding chaperone — protein MINYKQVIAIALASGLGIATSGAASAHGMHQGTQGAGGMMMGGGQAGMGPGMMMGGGQGGMMPCPLMGGMGAMGGAAAMLDDEQLSTLREMRKAHRSAYFERMGEMMNLREEMLLLMQADRPDSEEVKTLHGQMADLHGEMMADEVRMRNQMQDLLTDEQRERMRRGNAAQ, from the coding sequence ATGATCAACTATAAGCAAGTAATCGCCATTGCGCTGGCCTCTGGTCTGGGCATCGCCACCAGCGGTGCCGCTTCTGCTCACGGGATGCATCAAGGCACCCAGGGAGCTGGCGGCATGATGATGGGCGGCGGCCAAGCTGGCATGGGCCCCGGCATGATGATGGGCGGTGGCCAAGGTGGCATGATGCCCTGTCCCCTGATGGGCGGTATGGGAGCCATGGGCGGCGCGGCAGCAATGCTCGACGACGAGCAGCTGAGCACCCTGCGCGAAATGCGCAAGGCACATCGTTCCGCCTACTTTGAGCGGATGGGTGAGATGATGAACCTGCGCGAGGAGATGCTGCTGCTTATGCAGGCTGATCGTCCGGATTCAGAGGAGGTAAAGACACTCCATGGTCAGATGGCTGATCTGCACGGCGAGATGATGGCAGACGAGGTACGCATGCGTAACCAGATGCAGGACCTGCTGACAGACGAGCAGCGAGAGCGGATGCGGCGGGGCAACGCAGCGCAGTAA
- a CDS encoding DUF411 domain-containing protein produces the protein MNRLVPSLFFSAALSLGTGTAQAGLPGQAILYKNPQCGCCDEYARQLEALGVRVAIVDDVPIGQVKERAGLPYGLGSCHTIEMGEYVIEGHVPFEAVERLFEEQPDTDGMGLAGMPIGTPGMPGLKQEEWDIYQFRDGEAQPFVTL, from the coding sequence GTGAACCGCCTCGTCCCTTCGCTGTTCTTCTCTGCCGCCTTGTCACTTGGCACCGGCACCGCCCAAGCCGGCTTGCCGGGCCAGGCTATCCTTTATAAGAACCCCCAGTGTGGCTGCTGCGACGAGTATGCCCGCCAGCTTGAGGCGCTTGGCGTCAGGGTTGCCATCGTAGACGACGTACCAATCGGTCAGGTTAAGGAGCGAGCCGGACTTCCCTACGGACTGGGTTCCTGTCACACCATCGAGATGGGCGAGTATGTCATTGAGGGTCACGTGCCCTTCGAGGCAGTGGAGCGGCTCTTCGAGGAGCAACCCGACACAGACGGTATGGGCTTGGCGGGTATGCCCATCGGCACCCCGGGTATGCCAGGGCTCAAGCAGGAAGAGTGGGATATCTACCAGTTCCGTGACGGTGAGGCACAACCCTTCGTGACATTGTGA